A single Lysinibacter sp. HNR DNA region contains:
- a CDS encoding CoA transferase: MFTALTTNFEPDKLLSPLTAVPRRGPRRWWGGPLDVEGLALASVSTAAATINRLMGQPVITNVDAGRVASSFNSLELLRIAGTRPQGFAELSGFFETADGWIRTHANYPHHAQRLCSALNATTKNSIAAKLLQMPSAEAEEHITSRDGVAAAVRTRAAWQSSPMASLATAPTWIQLVPSATPHSQQEKVWTPNETAALPLIGLRVLDLTRTIAGPIASRSLAALGADVLRVDPPDLPELLEQHIDTGGGKRTATANLEDPRALAKFHGLLQSAHILLVGYRPGSLDRFDLSVTDLQTRYPRLIIVTLNAWGNNSSWGQKRGFDSIVQSAVGIADVYRTPDGKPGSLPVQALDHATGYGILAAAATLLTIQTHHGHAGHAQLSLAHTADLLWETPVPHDPIQELAEPPYATRMSNYGELKYVFPPFDLGEKPVDYPSPPHRYGSDTLTWLPKEPSL, from the coding sequence ATGTTCACTGCACTGACAACCAATTTTGAGCCAGACAAGCTATTGTCCCCCCTTACAGCTGTACCGCGGCGGGGGCCACGGCGCTGGTGGGGTGGCCCGCTAGATGTTGAAGGTTTAGCCCTCGCCTCGGTCAGCACCGCGGCAGCCACCATTAATCGCCTCATGGGCCAACCCGTTATAACAAACGTTGATGCAGGCAGAGTCGCTTCGTCTTTTAACTCATTAGAATTGCTCCGTATTGCAGGTACCCGCCCACAAGGATTTGCAGAGTTATCGGGGTTTTTCGAGACGGCTGACGGCTGGATTCGCACCCACGCTAACTACCCCCACCACGCACAACGCCTCTGCAGCGCCCTCAATGCAACAACAAAAAATTCAATCGCAGCCAAACTATTACAGATGCCCTCCGCCGAAGCAGAAGAACACATCACCTCCCGTGACGGAGTTGCCGCAGCTGTGCGCACACGAGCCGCCTGGCAGTCCTCCCCCATGGCGTCTCTTGCCACAGCACCCACCTGGATACAACTCGTCCCCTCTGCCACACCACACTCACAACAGGAAAAAGTATGGACCCCGAACGAAACTGCGGCGTTGCCCCTCATCGGGCTTCGCGTGCTTGATCTGACCCGTACGATTGCGGGACCGATAGCCTCCCGCTCGTTAGCCGCTCTGGGGGCGGATGTTCTTCGTGTTGATCCACCCGACCTGCCCGAACTATTAGAGCAGCACATCGATACCGGCGGCGGCAAAAGAACCGCCACCGCGAATCTTGAAGACCCGAGAGCACTCGCAAAATTTCATGGGCTTCTCCAATCGGCACACATCCTTTTAGTGGGATACCGCCCCGGCAGCCTGGATCGCTTTGACCTTTCCGTCACCGATCTACAAACCCGCTACCCTCGCCTCATTATCGTCACCCTCAACGCCTGGGGGAACAACAGTTCATGGGGGCAGAAACGCGGCTTTGACAGCATCGTACAATCGGCGGTCGGTATTGCGGACGTTTACCGCACCCCCGACGGCAAACCGGGAAGTCTCCCTGTCCAAGCTCTGGATCATGCTACCGGCTATGGGATACTCGCAGCCGCAGCCACCCTCCTCACCATTCAAACCCACCACGGTCACGCGGGTCACGCTCAACTCTCCCTTGCCCACACCGCAGACCTACTCTGGGAAACACCCGTCCCCCATGACCCCATCCAGGAGCTAGCGGAACCTCCGTATGCTACCCGCATGAGTAATTATGGAGAACTCAAATATGTTTTCCCACCCTTCGACCTCGGAGAGAAACCGGTTGACTACCCCAGCCCACCCCATCGCTACGGTTCCGATACCCTCACCTGGCTCCCTAAGGAACCATCACTTTAA
- a CDS encoding WXG100 family type VII secretion target codes for MSNVRVSYQEIETAAHTLRTGQSEILDKLRAMHQHIQNLVSSGFVTDKASGAYRDSFEKFTGGAQQTLEALNELAQFLQGTSAALQELDTQLASRLR; via the coding sequence ATGTCAAACGTTAGAGTGTCATACCAAGAGATAGAAACTGCGGCGCACACCCTGCGCACGGGCCAGAGCGAAATTCTCGATAAGCTCCGAGCCATGCACCAGCACATCCAAAATCTCGTCAGTTCCGGTTTTGTCACGGACAAGGCCTCCGGCGCCTATCGAGACAGCTTCGAGAAATTCACGGGTGGCGCACAGCAAACGCTCGAGGCGCTCAACGAACTCGCCCAATTCCTTCAGGGCACCTCGGCGGCGCTGCAAGAACTCGACACCCAGCTTGCCTCGCGGCTGCGCTAA
- the ettA gene encoding energy-dependent translational throttle protein EttA, whose protein sequence is MAEYIYQMVRARKAHGDKVILDDVSMSFFPGAKIGVVGPNGAGKSTILKIMAGLDTPSNGEAHLTPGYTVGILLQEPELDEDATVLANVEAGVAATKAKLDRFNEISAEMANPEADYDVLLPEMGTLQEEIDALDAWDLDSQLEQAMDALRCPPADAIVKNLSGGEKRRVALCKLLLQKPDLLLLDEPTNHLDAESVLWLEQHLAKYPGAVLAVTHDRYFLDHVAEWIAEVDRGRLYPYEGNYSTYLEKKQERLQVQGKKDAKLAKRLADELEWVRSNAKGRQAKSKARLARYEEMAAEAERSKKLDFEEIQIPAGPRLGQVVLEAKSLKKGFGDRVLVDNLSFTLPRNGIVGVIGPNGVGKTTLFKTIVGLEELDGGELKIGETVKLSYVDQSRGGIDPKKTLWEVVSDGLDYIQVGNTEIPSRAYVSTFGFKGPDQQKPAGVLSGGERNRLNLALTLKQGGNLLLLDEPTNDLDVETLGSLENALLEFPGCAVVITHDRWFLDRIATHILAYEGTDENPANWHWFEGNFEAYEENKIARLGPDANRVSRSSYRKLTRD, encoded by the coding sequence ATGGCTGAATACATTTACCAAATGGTGCGTGCCCGCAAGGCGCACGGTGACAAAGTAATCCTTGATGATGTTTCGATGTCGTTTTTCCCCGGGGCTAAAATTGGCGTGGTGGGGCCGAACGGGGCTGGAAAATCAACGATTCTCAAGATCATGGCGGGACTGGATACCCCCAGTAACGGTGAGGCTCACCTCACTCCCGGCTACACTGTAGGCATCCTCCTCCAAGAACCCGAGCTTGACGAAGACGCAACGGTTCTTGCCAACGTCGAGGCTGGAGTGGCGGCAACTAAGGCAAAGCTGGATCGGTTTAATGAGATCTCTGCCGAAATGGCAAACCCCGAGGCCGACTATGATGTCCTCCTCCCTGAGATGGGCACCCTACAAGAAGAAATCGACGCCCTTGATGCCTGGGATCTTGACTCTCAGCTGGAACAGGCAATGGATGCCCTGCGCTGTCCTCCCGCCGACGCGATCGTGAAAAATCTCTCCGGTGGCGAGAAGCGTCGTGTTGCACTGTGTAAGTTGCTGCTTCAAAAGCCAGACCTGTTACTCCTTGACGAGCCCACAAACCACCTGGATGCAGAGAGCGTTTTGTGGTTGGAACAGCACCTAGCTAAATATCCCGGTGCGGTTCTTGCGGTAACACACGATAGGTATTTCCTCGACCATGTTGCCGAGTGGATTGCTGAGGTTGATCGGGGTCGCCTCTACCCTTACGAGGGTAACTACTCAACCTACCTGGAGAAAAAGCAAGAGCGTCTTCAGGTTCAGGGGAAAAAGGACGCAAAGCTTGCCAAGCGCCTTGCTGATGAGCTTGAGTGGGTTCGCTCAAACGCTAAGGGACGCCAGGCAAAGTCGAAGGCGCGACTTGCCCGCTATGAAGAAATGGCTGCTGAGGCGGAGCGCAGCAAAAAGCTCGATTTTGAAGAAATTCAAATTCCAGCGGGTCCCCGTCTGGGGCAGGTTGTGCTCGAGGCGAAAAGTCTCAAAAAAGGATTTGGTGACCGAGTATTGGTCGACAACCTCTCCTTTACCCTTCCTCGTAACGGAATCGTCGGTGTTATTGGGCCCAACGGTGTGGGAAAAACCACCCTCTTTAAAACGATTGTTGGCCTTGAAGAGCTTGACGGCGGAGAACTCAAGATCGGTGAGACCGTGAAGCTCTCGTATGTTGATCAGAGCCGTGGTGGAATCGACCCCAAGAAAACCCTCTGGGAAGTTGTTTCCGACGGGCTCGACTACATACAGGTGGGAAACACTGAGATTCCCTCGCGCGCCTACGTCTCAACGTTTGGGTTTAAAGGACCCGATCAGCAGAAACCGGCAGGGGTTCTTTCGGGGGGAGAGCGAAACCGGCTTAACCTGGCGCTCACCCTCAAACAGGGAGGGAACCTCCTGTTACTTGACGAGCCCACAAACGATCTCGATGTCGAAACTCTCGGAAGCTTAGAGAATGCGCTTCTTGAGTTTCCCGGTTGTGCCGTGGTTATCACGCACGACCGCTGGTTCCTTGACCGAATTGCCACCCACATCCTGGCCTACGAGGGGACCGATGAAAACCCGGCAAATTGGCACTGGTTTGAAGGAAACTTCGAAGCCTACGAGGAAAACAAGATCGCACGTCTGGGACCGGACGCAAACAGGGTCTCCCGTTCTAGCTACCGTAAGCTCACCCGGGACTAA
- the pepN gene encoding aminopeptidase N, with amino-acid sequence MPGENLTRTEARDRAHIVSVDSYAILLDLTTGSETFRSKTTVRFSATPGASTFIDAITRTVHSVHLNGVALDPAVVSDNVRIQLDNLAESNELIVVADAEYTNTGEGLHRFVDPSDNQVYLYTQFEVPDSRRVFAVFEQPDLKATFQFTVTAPSSWKVVSNSPTPEPVPSGNDTAVWTFAPTPVISSYITALIAGPYVEQRSELTSSDGRVIPLGVFGRASLAEYLDAEYIFEKTRQGFAFFEEKFGHAYPFEKYDQLFVPEFNAGAMENAGAVTFTETYVFRSKVTDAVRERRVVTVLHELAHMWFGDLVTMRWWNDLWLNESFAEYMSTLATAEATEWREAWTTFASLEKGWAYRQDQLPSTHPIVATINDLEDVQVNFDGITYAKGASVLKQLVAWVGQDAFMAGVNRYFTKHAYKNTELTDLMVELEATSGRDLSDWSTKWLETAGVNTLRPAIETHATGTIKSFIIEQSAHPDYPTIRPHRLAVGFYNAVDGDLVRTHRVELDVDGTTTEVAELVGMQRPDLILVNDEDLAYTKIRLDEDSEAMARASLSRVTDPLARALLWGSFWDATRDAEAAPSDFIDLVLDHVASETESTTLRTVLGQVILAANSYVAPENRAGARARVADALWSMTLKAAPGSDEQFQFVRFFAQVAHTPDHLDTILSLLEEKIDLPGLDIDTDLGWELLIALAAGGRVTEAEIDAALADDNTSTGAQSAAHARAALPTAEAKRAAWASIVTDDTASNTIVHATGLGFLRVNDLNLLEPFVAEYFAAIENLWKSRSYAISSTLVSGLYPSPFVSEELVMATQAWLDAHPEPAALRRLVIEELAGVERALAAQKADRT; translated from the coding sequence GTGCCAGGAGAAAATCTCACCCGTACCGAAGCCCGCGACCGCGCACACATCGTCAGTGTTGACAGCTACGCAATTCTCCTCGACCTCACCACAGGTTCGGAGACTTTCCGCAGCAAAACCACGGTTCGATTCTCTGCCACACCCGGCGCATCCACCTTCATCGACGCCATCACCCGGACCGTTCACTCCGTCCATCTCAACGGGGTTGCGCTGGACCCCGCTGTTGTGAGCGATAACGTTCGTATTCAACTCGATAATCTGGCCGAGTCAAACGAACTTATTGTTGTCGCAGACGCCGAATACACCAACACAGGCGAGGGACTACACCGCTTTGTTGACCCCTCCGACAATCAGGTTTACCTCTATACCCAGTTTGAGGTTCCCGATTCCCGCCGGGTATTTGCCGTGTTTGAACAGCCCGATCTTAAAGCTACCTTCCAGTTCACCGTAACCGCACCCTCTTCCTGGAAGGTTGTGAGTAACTCCCCCACCCCAGAGCCCGTTCCCTCGGGCAACGACACGGCGGTGTGGACGTTTGCCCCCACCCCCGTTATCTCCAGCTACATCACAGCCCTCATCGCTGGTCCCTACGTGGAGCAGCGCAGCGAACTCACCAGCAGCGACGGCAGGGTCATCCCCCTGGGAGTCTTCGGTCGGGCTTCGCTTGCGGAGTACCTCGACGCCGAATACATTTTCGAGAAGACCCGCCAGGGCTTTGCCTTCTTCGAGGAGAAGTTTGGGCACGCCTACCCCTTTGAGAAGTACGATCAGCTCTTTGTCCCGGAGTTTAACGCCGGGGCCATGGAGAATGCTGGGGCCGTCACCTTTACCGAAACCTACGTTTTCCGTTCGAAGGTAACGGATGCTGTCCGCGAACGCCGAGTGGTAACCGTCTTGCACGAGCTTGCCCACATGTGGTTTGGTGACCTCGTGACCATGCGCTGGTGGAACGACCTGTGGCTTAACGAGTCGTTTGCCGAGTACATGTCCACGCTCGCCACGGCCGAGGCCACCGAGTGGCGCGAAGCCTGGACCACCTTTGCGTCGCTCGAAAAGGGCTGGGCTTACCGCCAGGATCAGCTGCCCTCAACACACCCCATCGTTGCCACCATCAATGATCTGGAAGATGTCCAGGTCAACTTCGACGGCATCACCTACGCCAAGGGGGCCTCCGTCCTCAAACAGCTTGTTGCCTGGGTGGGGCAGGACGCGTTTATGGCCGGCGTTAACCGCTACTTCACCAAACACGCGTATAAAAACACCGAACTCACAGATCTGATGGTCGAGCTGGAGGCCACCAGCGGTCGAGACCTGAGCGATTGGTCAACAAAGTGGCTTGAAACTGCCGGGGTCAACACGCTCCGACCCGCGATTGAGACGCACGCAACCGGAACGATCAAAAGCTTTATTATCGAACAGAGCGCGCATCCCGATTACCCCACCATTCGCCCGCACCGCCTCGCGGTGGGCTTTTACAATGCGGTAGATGGCGACCTCGTCCGCACGCACCGTGTGGAGCTTGATGTGGATGGCACAACCACCGAGGTTGCTGAACTGGTGGGGATGCAGCGTCCCGACCTCATCCTAGTAAACGACGAGGACTTGGCCTATACCAAGATTCGACTCGATGAGGACTCCGAGGCGATGGCTAGGGCGTCACTCTCCCGGGTAACAGACCCCCTCGCCCGGGCACTGCTCTGGGGATCATTCTGGGATGCAACACGAGACGCCGAGGCGGCCCCCAGCGACTTTATTGATCTTGTTCTTGATCACGTTGCGTCCGAAACAGAGTCCACCACGCTGCGCACGGTTCTGGGCCAGGTTATTCTTGCGGCAAATTCCTATGTTGCACCGGAAAACCGCGCGGGTGCCCGTGCTCGGGTTGCCGACGCACTGTGGAGTATGACGCTGAAGGCCGCCCCCGGCTCCGACGAGCAATTTCAATTTGTCCGCTTCTTTGCCCAGGTCGCTCACACCCCTGACCACCTCGACACGATCCTTTCCCTGCTCGAAGAAAAAATAGATCTACCGGGCCTCGATATCGACACCGATCTTGGGTGGGAGTTGCTTATTGCGCTGGCCGCGGGTGGTCGTGTTACCGAGGCGGAAATCGATGCGGCGCTCGCCGACGATAACACCTCAACCGGGGCTCAATCCGCCGCACATGCCCGCGCGGCACTCCCCACCGCCGAGGCGAAGCGTGCGGCTTGGGCATCAATTGTGACCGACGATACCGCCTCCAACACAATAGTGCACGCAACGGGTCTCGGTTTCCTCCGCGTGAACGATCTCAACCTGCTGGAGCCGTTTGTCGCGGAGTACTTTGCCGCTATAGAAAACCTCTGGAAGAGCCGCAGCTACGCCATTAGCAGCACCCTCGTTTCGGGCCTCTACCCCTCCCCATTTGTCTCCGAAGAACTCGTAATGGCCACCCAGGCCTGGCTTGACGCTCACCCAGAGCCCGCGGCTCTGCGTCGTCTGGTCATCGAGGAATTGGCCGGGGTAGAGCGTGCTCTTGCCGCTCAGAAAGCAGACAGGACGTAA
- a CDS encoding globin, giving the protein MTDTPKPLPRLTLRANETGPAVTETFYDQVGGHETFVKLVAEFYREIPADPVLGPMYPEADFAAAEQRLLLFLEQYWGGPSTYSEQRGHPRLRMRHTPFRVNPNARDRWLAHMRRAVDSLDLSPLHRETLWDYLERAAHAMVNSFEESAPPQ; this is encoded by the coding sequence GTGACCGACACCCCCAAACCCCTCCCACGGCTCACACTACGCGCAAACGAAACCGGACCTGCGGTCACCGAAACCTTCTACGACCAGGTGGGGGGCCACGAAACATTTGTGAAGCTTGTGGCCGAGTTCTACCGCGAGATTCCCGCAGACCCTGTCCTCGGCCCGATGTACCCGGAGGCAGACTTTGCCGCTGCCGAGCAGCGCCTACTGCTCTTCCTCGAGCAGTACTGGGGCGGCCCCAGCACCTACAGCGAGCAGCGCGGACACCCTCGCCTGCGCATGCGTCACACCCCGTTTCGCGTAAATCCGAATGCACGAGATCGCTGGCTCGCTCACATGCGGCGGGCCGTAGACTCGCTAGATCTCTCTCCCCTGCACCGAGAAACCCTGTGGGACTACTTGGAACGCGCGGCACACGCCATGGTGAACTCCTTCGAGGAATCAGCTCCTCCACAATAA
- a CDS encoding acyl-CoA thioesterase II, giving the protein MTDPRNNIAQFLRLDDTDARTDEDIFLGQPMHTPYGRAFGGQVLAQAIMAAARTVQADRLIHSMHGYFLRPGDLNTSMTFAVDRIYDGRSFSTRRTQAYQAGNPMLSLIASFQSEDSGIEHHVPLDIARFPEPESLPTLEQRYGQIEDNPFADWVVQRPFDIRHTESPIFLSVEGEHVAHQAEWVRSISPLPDDPTFHRAALAYVSDYSILEPIYRRHGISWITTGLRTASLDHAMWFHRPFRLDEWLLFVTESPTAQGGRGLSTGKVYTRDGLHVASLAQEGMVRVPTVPSGT; this is encoded by the coding sequence ATGACGGATCCCCGCAATAATATCGCTCAATTCCTCCGTCTGGACGATACCGACGCGCGAACCGATGAGGATATTTTTTTGGGTCAGCCCATGCACACTCCTTATGGGCGAGCCTTCGGCGGTCAGGTGCTTGCGCAGGCAATCATGGCAGCAGCCCGCACCGTACAGGCAGACAGGTTAATCCACTCGATGCACGGCTACTTTCTGCGCCCCGGCGATCTTAACACCTCCATGACCTTTGCCGTGGATCGCATCTACGACGGACGCTCTTTCTCCACGAGACGCACACAGGCCTATCAGGCGGGTAATCCAATGCTCTCGCTCATCGCTTCTTTTCAGAGTGAGGATTCAGGTATTGAACATCATGTCCCCCTCGACATCGCCCGGTTTCCAGAGCCGGAATCACTGCCCACCCTGGAACAGCGATACGGTCAGATAGAGGATAATCCTTTTGCTGACTGGGTGGTGCAGCGCCCTTTTGATATTCGCCACACGGAGTCCCCTATCTTTCTCTCGGTTGAGGGTGAACATGTCGCACACCAGGCCGAGTGGGTGCGGAGCATTAGTCCGCTGCCGGATGACCCCACCTTCCACCGGGCGGCGCTTGCCTATGTGAGTGACTATTCCATTCTGGAGCCTATCTACCGAAGGCACGGTATTAGCTGGATTACCACGGGGCTACGCACGGCGAGCCTCGACCATGCGATGTGGTTTCATCGACCCTTCCGCCTGGATGAGTGGCTACTCTTTGTCACGGAATCCCCAACCGCCCAGGGCGGCCGCGGGTTGTCTACCGGCAAGGTGTACACACGCGATGGGCTCCACGTGGCTTCCCTCGCACAGGAGGGAATGGTACGGGTTCCCACCGTTCCATCGGGGACCTAA
- a CDS encoding mechanosensitive ion channel family protein, which yields METPEPDLVTGTATTFWAQLMSFYQTYERPINIVVIVLLAIVIRFLAIKTIHKVVAQIVTGAKKSQNVDDTQAIIGSPLLAARLVQRTRTLGSVSNNLITIIVSAVAIVLAMQQLDVNLTAILASAGIVAAGLAFGAQNIVRDVLNGIFMVFEDQLGVGDIVEINEVSGRVEAVGIRITQVRDVNGTLWFIRNGEIARVGNRSHEWSRAILDLAINSDADLDNAKEIIQHAAEVVVKQPLVATRILEPPQVWGVEYVTGEQAIIRLVVKTRSGSQWDIARILREELKKELDDAGITLSPAPPANPINFSGVDGPLTTPPTRRPRRKKTL from the coding sequence ATGGAAACTCCCGAACCCGACCTGGTCACAGGAACAGCAACAACATTTTGGGCACAGCTCATGAGCTTTTACCAGACGTATGAGCGTCCCATCAATATCGTTGTTATCGTCCTGCTTGCCATAGTCATCCGCTTTCTCGCGATAAAAACTATACACAAGGTCGTCGCGCAGATTGTAACGGGAGCTAAAAAGAGTCAGAATGTAGACGACACCCAGGCCATCATCGGTTCACCGCTCCTAGCTGCGCGCCTGGTGCAACGCACGCGCACGCTCGGGAGTGTGTCCAATAACCTGATCACAATCATCGTCAGTGCCGTAGCGATCGTTCTGGCTATGCAACAGCTTGATGTCAACCTCACGGCAATTTTGGCATCGGCCGGTATCGTCGCTGCCGGACTTGCCTTCGGCGCACAAAATATTGTGAGAGATGTTCTCAACGGCATCTTTATGGTGTTTGAGGATCAACTCGGCGTGGGCGATATTGTCGAGATCAACGAGGTGTCAGGCCGGGTCGAGGCTGTGGGAATCCGAATCACCCAGGTGCGTGACGTTAACGGAACGCTCTGGTTCATTCGCAACGGCGAAATCGCTCGTGTGGGCAACCGCTCACACGAGTGGTCTCGCGCCATACTCGACCTGGCAATCAACAGTGATGCCGACCTGGACAACGCCAAAGAAATCATCCAGCACGCGGCTGAGGTGGTTGTAAAACAACCCCTCGTTGCTACCCGGATACTCGAACCGCCACAGGTATGGGGTGTGGAATATGTCACGGGCGAGCAGGCGATTATCCGCCTGGTGGTCAAGACCCGCTCCGGTTCGCAGTGGGATATCGCGCGTATCCTGCGCGAAGAACTCAAGAAAGAACTGGATGATGCGGGCATCACCCTCTCTCCTGCGCCCCCCGCTAACCCCATAAATTTCAGCGGGGTAGACGGCCCCCTCACCACCCCTCCCACACGCAGACCTCGAAGAAAGAAAACACTGTGA
- a CDS encoding FAD-binding dehydrogenase has translation MSLTADVIVIGSGLSGLVAVNELVRARKSVLLLEQEPESGVGGQAWWSFGGLFLVDSPEQRRLGIRDSIELARQDWLGTAGFDRPEDNWPRQWAEDYLHFAHTEKRPWLKSLGIKFFPVVGWAERGGYGAVGHGNSVPRFHITWGTGPGLVAPFEAGMRRGQAQGLVTLKTRHRVTELLVENGAVVGVRGDVLAPSSAGRGVASNREVVADFEARAGAVIVASGGIGGNHDLVRAQWPERLGTPPEHMLSGVPAHVDGLMLGIAERAGAHLINGDRMWHYVEGIDNWNPIWQKHGIRILPGPSSLWFDATGKRLPVPLFPGFDTLGTLEHLRSTGHDHSWFVLTQKIIEKEFALSGSEQNPDLTNKDLSLLLKRIGSGAPGPVEAFKAHGAGFVVADTLSELLEGMQKISNVPIDQDSVIRETTARDREIANPFSKDLQVMAIRGARNYLGDKLIRVASPHRIQSKKSGPLIAVKLHVLTRKSLGGIKTNLQAQALDHADSPVPGLYATGEVSGFGGGGVHGYRALEGTFLGGCLFSGRIAGQSAANV, from the coding sequence ATGTCGCTCACAGCGGATGTAATCGTTATTGGGTCGGGCCTATCGGGTTTAGTCGCCGTCAACGAGCTAGTGAGGGCTCGAAAAAGCGTGCTGCTCCTCGAACAGGAACCAGAAAGCGGTGTGGGAGGGCAGGCCTGGTGGTCGTTTGGAGGGCTCTTTCTGGTTGACTCCCCCGAGCAGAGACGGCTGGGAATTCGCGACAGCATTGAGCTAGCCAGGCAGGACTGGCTGGGTACCGCAGGGTTCGATCGACCGGAGGATAACTGGCCGAGGCAGTGGGCCGAGGACTACCTGCATTTTGCTCATACCGAAAAACGTCCGTGGCTGAAGTCGCTCGGTATTAAGTTTTTTCCCGTTGTGGGGTGGGCGGAGCGCGGTGGTTACGGGGCAGTAGGGCATGGCAACTCTGTCCCGCGCTTCCACATTACCTGGGGTACCGGACCGGGGCTCGTCGCCCCCTTCGAGGCGGGTATGCGACGAGGTCAGGCCCAGGGACTCGTCACGCTCAAGACCCGTCACCGGGTGACCGAGCTCCTCGTTGAGAATGGGGCGGTGGTGGGGGTACGGGGTGATGTACTTGCTCCCAGCAGCGCGGGGCGCGGTGTAGCAAGCAACAGGGAGGTTGTGGCAGACTTTGAGGCTCGCGCGGGAGCAGTTATTGTGGCGAGCGGAGGAATAGGGGGAAATCACGACCTGGTTCGTGCCCAGTGGCCCGAACGTTTGGGTACCCCTCCCGAGCACATGCTCTCGGGGGTACCCGCCCATGTTGACGGTTTAATGCTGGGGATAGCGGAGCGCGCGGGCGCTCACCTGATCAACGGCGATAGGATGTGGCACTATGTCGAGGGCATCGATAATTGGAACCCAATCTGGCAAAAACACGGAATTCGTATCCTACCGGGACCCTCTTCGCTCTGGTTTGACGCAACCGGAAAAAGACTTCCCGTTCCGCTCTTTCCCGGGTTTGACACCCTCGGTACCCTGGAGCACCTTCGGTCCACGGGACACGATCACTCGTGGTTTGTCCTCACCCAAAAAATCATTGAAAAAGAGTTTGCTCTTTCGGGCAGTGAGCAAAATCCGGATCTCACCAATAAAGACCTCAGCTTGCTCCTGAAAAGAATCGGCAGCGGTGCTCCCGGTCCCGTGGAGGCTTTCAAAGCGCACGGAGCAGGTTTTGTGGTTGCCGATACCCTCTCAGAGCTGCTCGAGGGCATGCAAAAAATTAGCAATGTTCCCATCGATCAAGACAGTGTTATACGAGAGACTACGGCCCGGGACAGGGAGATCGCAAACCCGTTTAGCAAGGATCTTCAGGTGATGGCAATTCGCGGTGCTCGCAATTATCTTGGTGACAAGCTCATCCGCGTGGCGTCGCCGCACCGGATACAAAGCAAAAAATCTGGTCCCCTCATTGCGGTAAAGCTACACGTTCTCACACGCAAGAGCCTGGGCGGGATCAAGACAAACCTGCAAGCACAGGCCCTGGATCATGCAGACTCACCCGTTCCCGGTCTCTATGCAACGGGAGAGGTCAGCGGATTTGGTGGCGGCGGGGTGCACGGATATCGGGCACTAGAGGGGACCTTCTTGGGCGGCTGTCTATTCAGCGGGCGTATAGCGGGACAATCAGCAGCTAACGTCTAG
- a CDS encoding thioesterase family protein, with protein sequence MRVHVPLYLRWADLDAYGHVNNSVMLRLLEEARIRLMWLPAGGHPADKTRIFDAEAGADSLTVVAQQHIEYKNVLPYLETPLDINVWVGRLGGSSVDIYYEVYGTPETPEQSVLYARAMSTLVVIDAATQKPRRLRENERDALQSLREEPIAIGRSR encoded by the coding sequence ATGAGGGTCCATGTCCCGCTCTATCTGCGCTGGGCAGATCTTGATGCCTACGGGCACGTAAACAACTCCGTGATGCTGCGCCTCCTGGAGGAGGCGCGCATCCGGCTCATGTGGCTACCCGCCGGAGGACACCCTGCGGATAAAACTCGGATTTTTGATGCCGAAGCGGGCGCCGATTCCCTCACCGTCGTAGCTCAGCAGCACATCGAATACAAGAACGTTTTACCTTACCTAGAAACTCCTCTTGACATCAACGTGTGGGTGGGAAGGCTAGGCGGGTCAAGCGTTGATATCTACTACGAAGTTTATGGAACCCCAGAAACTCCCGAGCAGAGTGTTCTCTACGCGCGCGCAATGTCAACGCTTGTGGTTATTGACGCAGCCACACAAAAGCCGCGACGTCTGCGCGAAAATGAGCGTGACGCGCTGCAATCTCTCCGCGAAGAGCCCATCGCCATCGGACGTTCTCGGTAA